The genomic window ATAATTAAGCCATGCTTTTCACAGTCTTGGCGATAAGCGTTGTTAAATTCATATCTATTGCGATGCCGCTCGGCTATTATCTCTTGGTTATAAATTGCCCTAGCCAAGCTGCCTTCTTTGATTTTGCATTGATACGCGCCTAATCTCATATAGCCGTTTTTTTCTTGAAGTCGCGAATTTTGGGGCAATGTATGTATTATGGGATGCTCTGTATTCGGGTCAAATTCGGCGCTATGCGCGTCTTTATATCCCAAAACATTGCGCGCAAATTCAATGGCCGCTACCTGCATCCCCAAAGAGATTCCAAAATACGGGATATTATTTTCGCGGGCATATTTGGCTGCGGCAATCTTGCCGTCTATGCCGCGGTCTCCGAACCCTCCCGGAACCAAAATCCCGTCAAGCTCTTTTAGATGAGAATGCGCGTTGTCATCGTTTATGTCTTCGGAAGATATCCATTTTATATTAACATTAGCTTGATGCGCTATGCCGCCGTGAGTTAACGCCTCCACTACGCTCAAATACGCGTCGTGAAGTTCCACATATTTTCCTACCAAACCGATAGTTATTTTTTTGTCTGACAAGCGGATTTTTTTGATATTTTCAACTATGGTTGTCCATTCTTTCAAATCAGGTTCAAGACATTTAAGTTTAAGTTTTTGGCAAACTACATTGGCAAGCCCTTCCCTTTCCAATTCAAGCGGAACTTCATATAAAATTTCCGAGTCTTTGTTTTGTATAACGGCGTCATTAGTCACGTTACAAAACATCGCTATTTTGTTTTTGTTGTCTTCGCCCAAATCCAATTCCGTGCGGCAAACCAAGATATCGGGCGTAATTCCTATGTTTTGAAGTTCTTTTACGCTGTGTTGGGTGGGTTTTGTTTTAATTTCGCCGCTCATTTTTAGGTAAGGAACAAGCGTTACATGAATATACAAAACATTTTCGCGTCCAACATCAAAAGGAACTTGCCTTATAGCTTCCAAAAAAGGCGTGCTCTCAATATCGCCTACCGTGCCTCCGATTTCGGTAATAACTACGTCTATTTCCGGGTTTTTTTGCGCCACCCTATAAATACATTGTTTTATTTCATTGGTGATGTGGGGGACAACTTGCACGGTGTTTCCAAAAAATTCACCGTTTCTTTCCATTTTTATGACTTTGCTGTATATTTTGCCCGTGGTTACATTGCTATAAACAGATAAATTTTCATCTACAAACCTTTCATAATGCCCGATGTCCAAATCAGTTTCCGCGCCGTCTTCGGTTACAAAAACTTCGCCGTGCTGATACGGACTCATTGTTCCGGGGTCAATATTGATATAAGGGTCAAACTTTTGATTGCTAACCTTTAATCCGCGCTGCTTTAGCAACCTGCCAAGCGAAGCCGCCGTTATTCCTTTGCCTAATCCGGACACTACGCCGCCCGTAACAAAAATATATTTAGCCATTAAACCACCTCGTAACTTACTGAGTAATTATATCAGAAATATTTTTGGGTGTAAAATAAAAACTAAAAGAAAAAAACAGTTTCAAAAATTTTGATTCTTTTTGAAACTGTTTTTATAGAAAATTATAAATTGTTTTGATATAATAAAAAGTAACCCACTTTTTTAAAATCAATTCTTCTCTTTTGACCTTAAAATCAAAGTATTATTTTTTGCAATCTTGGCAAACGCCCTCAAGCAATATGCTGATATCGTTTATTTTTAAATCAAAACCATTCTTTTTTAGTTCATTGATAACGGATTGTGACAAATCAATATTTAAGTCATTAATGGTTTCACATTTATTGCATCTAAAATGAATATGGTCTTGAATAAAAAAATCAAATCTTTCGGGCGTAAAAGAGCTGAGTTTTTTTATCTTTCCTTCTTGAATCAAAGCGTATAAATTTCTATAAACCGTGCTTAAACTAATTTGGGAATATTTTGTGTGTATATAGTTGTATATTTCTTCAGCCGTCGGATGGTTTTTTAAATTTTTAACCGCCTCAAAAATAATTTGCTTTTGCATTGTTTGTCTTTTGTTAGCCATTATGGTCTCACCCTATTAAAATACTTTTTTAATTAATAATTATTATATTTATAAATATACACATATTTTTTATTATATAAAAATTATCATTTAAGACAACTTAATTATT from Clostridiales bacterium includes these protein-coding regions:
- a CDS encoding CTP synthase, yielding MAKYIFVTGGVVSGLGKGITAASLGRLLKQRGLKVSNQKFDPYINIDPGTMSPYQHGEVFVTEDGAETDLDIGHYERFVDENLSVYSNVTTGKIYSKVIKMERNGEFFGNTVQVVPHITNEIKQCIYRVAQKNPEIDVVITEIGGTVGDIESTPFLEAIRQVPFDVGRENVLYIHVTLVPYLKMSGEIKTKPTQHSVKELQNIGITPDILVCRTELDLGEDNKNKIAMFCNVTNDAVIQNKDSEILYEVPLELEREGLANVVCQKLKLKCLEPDLKEWTTIVENIKKIRLSDKKITIGLVGKYVELHDAYLSVVEALTHGGIAHQANVNIKWISSEDINDDNAHSHLKELDGILVPGGFGDRGIDGKIAAAKYARENNIPYFGISLGMQVAAIEFARNVLGYKDAHSAEFDPNTEHPIIHTLPQNSRLQEKNGYMRLGAYQCKIKEGSLARAIYNQEIIAERHRNRYEFNNAYRQDCEKHGLIISGVSLDDSFVEIIEIKDHRWFVGVQFHPEFKSRPNRPHPLFASFIKACAGL
- a CDS encoding transcriptional repressor, producing MANKRQTMQKQIIFEAVKNLKNHPTAEEIYNYIHTKYSQISLSTVYRNLYALIQEGKIKKLSSFTPERFDFFIQDHIHFRCNKCETINDLNIDLSQSVINELKKNGFDLKINDISILLEGVCQDCKK